The Paenibacillus uliginis N3/975 genome has a window encoding:
- the atpA gene encoding F0F1 ATP synthase subunit alpha — MSIRPEEISTLIKSQIEEYKSDITVSEVGTVIQVSDGIARVYGLENAMSGELLEFPNGVVGLALNLEESNVGVVILGPYTEIKEGDQVKRTGRIMQVPVGEALLGRVVNPLGQPLDGKGPIAATEFRPVESNAPGVIDRKSVHEPMQTGIKAIDAMVPIGRGQRELIIGDRQTGKTTIAIDTILNQKGNGVKCIYVAIGQKQSTVAQVVETLRRHGALEYTIIVTASASEPAPLQYIAPYAGCAMGEYFMYKGEHALIIYDDLSKQAAAYRELSLLLRRPPGREAYPGDVFYLHSRLLERAAKLSDELGGGSLTALPFIETQASDVSAYIPTNVISITDGQIFLESELFYSGQRPAINVGISVSRVGGSAQIKAMKKVAGGMKLDLAQYRELQAFSQFGSDLDKSTLARLNRGSKLMEILKQGVNQPLSVEQQVVSLYTAVKGYLDDIEVIDVRRFEKEFLAFVNSNSPEILQSIRDTKDLVADNENALKSTIDQFKKGFAASK, encoded by the coding sequence TTGAGTATCAGACCTGAAGAAATTAGTACTTTAATTAAAAGTCAGATTGAAGAATATAAATCCGACATTACTGTCTCTGAAGTAGGTACGGTTATTCAAGTAAGTGACGGTATTGCTCGCGTATACGGCCTGGAGAACGCTATGTCCGGGGAATTGCTAGAATTCCCGAACGGGGTCGTAGGTTTGGCGCTCAACCTTGAGGAGAGCAACGTCGGTGTTGTTATCTTGGGCCCATATACCGAGATTAAAGAAGGCGACCAGGTTAAACGTACAGGCCGCATTATGCAGGTTCCTGTTGGCGAAGCTTTGCTCGGCCGCGTTGTGAACCCGCTGGGTCAACCACTTGACGGTAAAGGCCCGATTGCGGCTACTGAATTCCGTCCAGTTGAGAGTAACGCACCAGGTGTTATCGACCGTAAATCTGTACATGAGCCGATGCAAACAGGTATCAAAGCTATTGACGCAATGGTTCCAATCGGCCGCGGACAGCGTGAGTTGATCATCGGTGACCGTCAGACAGGTAAGACAACCATTGCTATTGACACGATTTTGAACCAAAAAGGCAATGGCGTGAAATGTATTTATGTAGCTATCGGGCAAAAACAGTCCACGGTTGCACAAGTTGTTGAAACATTGCGCCGTCACGGTGCTTTGGAGTACACAATCATTGTAACTGCTTCGGCTTCTGAGCCAGCTCCGTTGCAATATATCGCTCCTTATGCGGGTTGCGCAATGGGTGAGTACTTCATGTATAAAGGTGAGCACGCTCTGATTATCTATGATGACTTGTCGAAGCAAGCAGCGGCATACCGCGAATTGTCCTTGCTCCTTCGCCGTCCTCCGGGTCGAGAAGCTTATCCGGGTGACGTGTTCTATCTGCATTCCCGTTTGCTGGAACGCGCTGCGAAACTTAGTGATGAGCTCGGTGGTGGTTCATTAACCGCTCTGCCATTTATTGAAACACAAGCTTCCGACGTATCCGCGTATATTCCTACGAACGTAATCTCGATTACAGACGGACAGATCTTCCTGGAGTCCGAATTGTTCTACTCAGGTCAGCGTCCGGCGATCAACGTGGGTATTTCCGTATCCCGTGTCGGTGGATCTGCACAGATTAAAGCTATGAAGAAGGTTGCCGGCGGTATGAAACTCGACCTGGCCCAATACCGTGAACTTCAAGCATTCTCCCAGTTCGGTTCCGACCTGGATAAATCCACATTGGCTCGTCTGAACCGTGGTTCCAAGTTGATGGAAATTTTGAAACAGGGCGTAAACCAACCGCTGTCCGTTGAACAGCAGGTTGTGAGTTTATATACTGCTGTTAAGGGTTACCTCGATGATATTGAGGTTATTGATGTTCGCCGTTTCGAGAAAGAATTCTTGGCGTTTGTTAATAGCAACAGCCCAGAAATTCTGCAATCGATCCGCGATACTAAAGACTTGGTGGCGGATAACGAGAACGCACTGAAGAGTACCATTGACCAATTTAAAAAAGGCTTTGCGGCTTCGAAGTAA
- the atpF gene encoding F0F1 ATP synthase subunit B: MTVLWENIVITILAFGILYFLLHKYAFNKLFAIMEKRRELVMSQMNEATQTREQAITYVEQQKQALEQARQDAHEIIERSKQTGNKQAEQILELANEEANRIKSEAVRDIESEKNKAVAALREELGSVSVKIASKLLEREVKNDNVQEELVDQYLKEVGGRP; encoded by the coding sequence ATGACAGTATTATGGGAGAATATTGTAATCACAATTCTAGCATTTGGTATTCTATATTTTCTGCTTCACAAGTATGCGTTCAACAAGCTGTTCGCCATTATGGAGAAGCGTCGTGAATTAGTCATGAGCCAAATGAATGAAGCTACCCAGACCCGGGAGCAAGCAATTACTTATGTTGAACAACAGAAGCAGGCGCTTGAGCAAGCTCGTCAAGATGCGCATGAAATCATCGAACGTTCTAAGCAAACTGGCAACAAACAGGCTGAACAGATCCTGGAACTCGCTAACGAAGAAGCGAACCGTATCAAATCAGAAGCTGTGCGCGACATTGAAAGTGAGAAGAACAAGGCGGTTGCTGCACTTCGCGAGGAGCTGGGCAGTGTATCTGTTAAGATCGCTTCTAAACTGCTTGAGCGGGAAGTGAAGAACGATAACGTACAGGAAGAATTGGTGGATCAATACCTTAAAGAGGTAGGAGGCAGACCATGA
- a CDS encoding DUF1146 family protein, producing MNQDISNTVTGAVGISGLLSIVISLVCIALAWWALQTLKLDLVIRNPKSPQGKLLHLLLAVVLGRFVAEFFIDYVMWSQMIRYMF from the coding sequence ATGAATCAAGATATTTCGAACACTGTTACCGGTGCCGTTGGCATAAGCGGATTGTTATCTATTGTCATTTCGCTTGTCTGTATAGCGCTGGCGTGGTGGGCATTGCAAACTTTAAAGTTAGATTTGGTAATCCGCAATCCCAAAAGCCCACAGGGCAAGTTGCTGCATCTGCTGCTTGCAGTGGTGCTTGGACGTTTTGTAGCCGAATTCTTTATCGACTATGTCATGTGGAGCCAAATGATCCGATATATGTTTTAA
- the upp gene encoding uracil phosphoribosyltransferase: protein MGKLVICDHPLIQHKLTFIRDMRTNTKDFRELVDEVATLMAYEITRSIPLESISVQTPVAETEGKVISGRMLGLIPILRAGLGMLDGVVKLLPAAKVGHVGLFRDPETLQPVEYYTKLPTDVTERELIVIDPMLATGGSAIAAIDVLKKRGCTQIKMMNLVAAPEGVKAVQEAHPDVDIYVAALDKGLDDHGYIIPGLGDAGDRLYGTK, encoded by the coding sequence ATGGGAAAATTGGTGATTTGTGATCACCCATTGATTCAACACAAACTGACATTTATCCGCGATATGCGGACCAACACGAAAGATTTTCGCGAGCTGGTTGACGAAGTGGCCACACTGATGGCTTATGAGATAACCCGCAGTATTCCGCTGGAATCGATTTCCGTGCAAACTCCGGTAGCTGAGACCGAAGGAAAGGTTATTTCCGGCCGCATGCTGGGTCTGATTCCGATTTTGCGTGCCGGTCTGGGTATGCTTGACGGTGTCGTTAAACTGCTGCCTGCAGCTAAGGTAGGCCATGTGGGCCTGTTCCGCGATCCTGAGACCCTGCAGCCGGTGGAGTACTACACGAAGCTTCCAACGGATGTAACAGAGCGAGAGTTGATCGTCATTGATCCGATGCTCGCGACGGGAGGATCCGCTATTGCGGCAATCGACGTCCTGAAGAAACGTGGCTGCACGCAGATCAAGATGATGAACCTGGTGGCTGCACCTGAGGGTGTTAAAGCTGTACAAGAAGCGCATCCCGATGTTGATATCTATGTAGCTGCTTTGGACAAGGGTCTGGATGATCATGGTTATATCATTCCTGGACTAGGTGATGCAGGAGACCGACTTTACGGAACCAAGTAA
- a CDS encoding F0F1 ATP synthase subunit delta, translating into MSQETVAAKRYARALFEVAAQQQKGLEVEQELRVVVSAIEGDADIQKFISTPNIPRSVKMNALNKALAGKISKPVLNTIELLLEKGRTDLFAELLNSYVKIQGASLGMADAAVYSTYPLSDQEKEQVAAEFGQMAQQKIRVTNVVDESLLGGLKVVIGDKLYDGSLSGKLERLEKSFNRQA; encoded by the coding sequence ATGAGCCAAGAAACGGTAGCAGCCAAGCGGTATGCGCGGGCGCTGTTCGAAGTAGCGGCTCAGCAGCAGAAGGGTCTGGAAGTGGAACAGGAATTGAGAGTAGTTGTATCGGCTATCGAAGGAGACGCTGACATACAGAAATTCATCTCCACCCCCAATATTCCCCGTTCGGTTAAGATGAATGCCTTGAACAAGGCACTCGCAGGAAAAATATCGAAGCCTGTTCTGAACACAATTGAGCTGCTTCTGGAAAAGGGACGCACAGATCTGTTCGCTGAACTGCTGAACAGCTATGTGAAAATTCAGGGAGCTAGCCTCGGAATGGCCGATGCCGCAGTATACTCCACATACCCTCTGAGTGATCAGGAGAAGGAGCAAGTGGCTGCAGAATTCGGACAGATGGCACAGCAAAAAATCCGCGTGACCAATGTCGTTGACGAGAGTTTGCTGGGCGGCCTGAAGGTCGTCATCGGTGACAAGCTGTATGATGGCAGCTTGTCAGGCAAGCTGGAACGTCTTGAAAAGTCTTTTAACAGACAAGCATAG
- a CDS encoding AtpZ/AtpI family protein yields MKNPNSQEHPWLIALYISGAGGLLAVYILIGFFGGKWLAEMLDGPRYWLAIGTVTGLFVGILNIALLIKKFLGAQSE; encoded by the coding sequence ATGAAAAATCCGAATAGTCAAGAACACCCTTGGTTGATTGCACTTTATATTAGTGGTGCCGGTGGTTTGCTGGCAGTTTACATCCTTATCGGTTTTTTTGGAGGGAAGTGGCTGGCTGAAATGCTGGACGGGCCCAGATACTGGCTTGCGATTGGAACCGTTACAGGGCTCTTTGTAGGGATTTTGAATATTGCTCTTCTCATTAAAAAGTTTTTGGGGGCGCAAAGTGAATGA
- the atpD gene encoding F0F1 ATP synthase subunit beta — protein sequence MNKGRVVSITGAVVDIEFQRGQLPEIFNAIKIEGTVEGGRSIDLTLEVSNHLGDNLVRCIAMSSTDGLTRGLEAVDLGAPITVPVGSATLGRVFNVLGEPIDNAGEVVSETSNPIHREAPAYDELSTQAEMLETGIKVIDLLAPYQKGGKIGLFGGAGVGKTVAIQELINNIAQEHGGISVFAGVGERTREGNDLYHEMNDSGVISKTAMVFGQMNEPPGARLRVALTGLTMAEYFRDQEGKDVLLFVDNIFRFTQAGSEVSALLGRMPSAVGYQPTLASEMGRLQERITSTKKGSVTSIQAIYVPADDYTDPAPATTFAHLDATTNLERKISEKGIYPAVDPLASSSRILAPEIVGEEHYNVAQGVKQILARYNELQDIIAILGMDELSEDDKAIVSRARRIERFLSQPFHVAEAFNGMPGTYVPVKETIRSFKEILDGKHDNLPEAAFLFVGTIEEAVEKAKTM from the coding sequence ATGAACAAAGGACGCGTTGTCAGCATTACAGGCGCTGTAGTTGACATTGAATTTCAGCGCGGTCAGCTTCCCGAGATCTTTAACGCCATCAAAATTGAAGGCACCGTGGAAGGCGGCCGTTCTATTGATCTGACTTTGGAAGTATCCAACCATTTGGGTGACAATCTGGTTCGTTGTATCGCGATGTCGTCGACAGACGGTCTCACTCGCGGTCTGGAAGCCGTAGATTTGGGTGCACCTATTACAGTTCCTGTAGGATCCGCTACCCTTGGTCGTGTATTTAACGTACTGGGTGAGCCTATCGATAATGCAGGTGAGGTAGTTTCTGAGACTAGCAACCCGATTCACCGTGAGGCACCAGCTTATGACGAGCTCTCCACACAAGCAGAAATGCTTGAAACTGGAATCAAGGTTATCGACTTGCTGGCTCCATATCAAAAAGGTGGTAAAATCGGCCTTTTCGGTGGTGCAGGTGTAGGTAAAACCGTTGCGATTCAGGAACTGATCAACAACATTGCTCAAGAGCATGGCGGTATTTCCGTATTTGCGGGTGTCGGCGAGCGTACCCGTGAAGGTAATGACCTGTATCATGAGATGAATGATTCCGGCGTTATCAGCAAAACAGCAATGGTGTTCGGACAGATGAACGAGCCTCCGGGCGCACGTCTTCGTGTAGCTTTGACAGGTTTGACCATGGCTGAATACTTCCGTGATCAGGAAGGAAAAGACGTTCTCCTGTTTGTCGACAACATTTTCCGTTTCACTCAAGCAGGTTCTGAAGTATCCGCCCTCCTTGGCCGGATGCCTTCCGCGGTAGGTTACCAGCCAACGCTGGCATCTGAAATGGGTCGTCTGCAAGAGCGGATTACGTCTACGAAAAAAGGTTCCGTTACTTCCATTCAAGCAATCTACGTACCGGCGGATGACTATACAGATCCAGCTCCGGCTACGACGTTTGCTCACTTGGATGCAACAACCAACCTGGAGCGTAAAATTTCCGAGAAGGGTATCTACCCAGCGGTGGATCCACTTGCTTCCAGCTCACGGATTCTGGCGCCTGAAATTGTCGGCGAAGAGCATTACAATGTAGCTCAAGGCGTTAAACAAATTCTTGCCCGCTATAATGAGCTTCAAGATATTATCGCGATCCTAGGTATGGATGAGCTGAGTGAGGACGATAAAGCAATCGTTTCCCGTGCTCGTCGTATAGAACGTTTCCTTTCCCAACCGTTCCACGTAGCGGAGGCGTTTAACGGGATGCCAGGTACTTACGTGCCTGTTAAAGAAACCATACGCAGCTTCAAAGAGATTCTGGATGGTAAGCACGACAATCTTCCGGAAGCTGCTTTCCTGTTCGTCGGCACAATCGAAGAAGCAGTAGAAAAAGCAAAAACTATGTAA
- the atpE gene encoding F0F1 ATP synthase subunit C, producing the protein MEYLAAAIAVGLGALGAGLGNGMIVSRTVESIARQPEARGPLQTTMFIGVGIVEVVPLAATVIAFLIMFS; encoded by the coding sequence ATGGAATATTTGGCAGCAGCTATTGCAGTAGGTTTGGGCGCATTGGGCGCAGGTCTTGGTAACGGTATGATCGTAAGTAGAACAGTAGAATCCATCGCTCGTCAGCCAGAAGCACGCGGACCATTGCAAACAACGATGTTTATCGGTGTTGGTATCGTCGAGGTAGTACCACTCGCTGCTACCGTTATCGCTTTCTTGATCATGTTTTCTTAA
- the atpB gene encoding F0F1 ATP synthase subunit A, with protein sequence MHESPIIKLGGFNLDLSAVLMLLVTGIIVFVLARLSVRNLSVENPSKLQNFMEWVVEFVQGIVSSAMDLKKGKPYISLGLTLILFIFVANLLGLPFSVITDLPADFEVFGKPILATIGLEAGHFAHVLWWKSPTADVSVTAGLALIVFLLMNYLGLKLNRKHYLKHYIEPYPVFLPLNIIENLAKPVALAIRLFANIFAGEVLITVILKMGFLGIPFMAVWQGFSIFIGALQAFIFTILTMVYIAQTTIHEEEAH encoded by the coding sequence ATGCATGAATCACCAATTATTAAACTTGGCGGATTTAATCTAGATCTGTCGGCCGTGCTAATGCTTTTGGTAACCGGGATTATTGTATTTGTACTGGCACGGTTATCAGTTCGAAATCTATCCGTAGAAAACCCTTCCAAGCTTCAAAATTTTATGGAATGGGTCGTTGAATTTGTACAAGGTATCGTATCGAGTGCCATGGATCTGAAAAAGGGCAAACCATACATATCGCTTGGGTTGACCCTAATATTATTCATCTTTGTAGCTAACCTGTTGGGATTGCCGTTTTCTGTAATCACCGATTTACCGGCGGATTTCGAAGTTTTCGGTAAACCGATTTTAGCTACAATCGGGCTTGAGGCTGGTCACTTTGCACATGTATTGTGGTGGAAGTCGCCAACAGCAGACGTATCGGTTACCGCGGGACTGGCTCTTATCGTCTTCCTACTCATGAACTACTTGGGTCTGAAGTTGAATCGCAAGCACTATCTGAAGCATTACATTGAGCCGTACCCTGTATTCCTGCCACTGAACATTATTGAGAACCTGGCGAAGCCGGTCGCACTGGCCATTCGTTTGTTCGCTAACATTTTTGCTGGTGAGGTATTGATTACGGTTATTCTGAAGATGGGATTCTTAGGAATTCCGTTCATGGCAGTATGGCAAGGCTTCAGTATATTCATTGGTGCATTGCAAGCCTTTATCTTTACCATCTTGACTATGGTATACATCGCACAAACAACGATTCACGAAGAAGAAGCGCATTAA
- the atpG gene encoding ATP synthase F1 subunit gamma, whose protein sequence is MARGLRDIKRQIKSIQNTKQITKAMEMVAAAKLRKAQEKATSALPYSEKLKEVVGSIAAGTQGISHPMLEKRPVKKTGYLVITSDRGLAGASNSNILRKVSAVLAERHQSKDEYSIFVIGRKGRDYFRRRDLPVVEELTELSDSPTYADIKSIANAAVRQYELGQIDELFICYNRFVNALTQDPEVDQLLPMENIGGGVNVSSYEYEPSPEGVLEILLPKYAETLIFSAMLNAKASELGAKMTAMGAATKNASKMISELTLTYNRARQAAITQEISEIVAGADAQ, encoded by the coding sequence ATGGCAAGAGGATTACGTGACATTAAACGGCAGATCAAGAGTATCCAGAACACCAAGCAGATCACCAAAGCAATGGAGATGGTTGCCGCTGCCAAGCTTAGAAAAGCGCAAGAGAAGGCAACTTCCGCCCTTCCTTACTCGGAAAAGCTGAAAGAAGTGGTAGGCAGCATCGCGGCTGGAACCCAAGGGATCAGTCATCCAATGCTGGAGAAGCGCCCAGTTAAGAAAACCGGTTACTTGGTCATTACCTCGGACCGCGGCCTTGCCGGTGCGTCGAACTCCAATATTTTGCGTAAAGTATCGGCTGTTCTAGCAGAACGCCATCAGTCTAAGGATGAGTACTCCATCTTCGTTATCGGACGTAAGGGCCGTGATTACTTCCGCCGCCGTGATCTCCCGGTTGTGGAAGAGCTGACAGAATTGTCTGACAGTCCTACTTACGCGGACATCAAGTCCATCGCGAACGCGGCAGTACGTCAATATGAGTTGGGTCAGATTGATGAGCTCTTTATTTGCTACAACCGTTTCGTGAATGCTTTGACTCAGGATCCGGAAGTGGATCAATTGCTTCCAATGGAGAACATTGGGGGCGGAGTGAACGTATCGAGCTACGAATATGAGCCATCACCAGAAGGTGTATTGGAGATTTTACTTCCGAAATACGCGGAGACGCTCATTTTCAGTGCGATGCTGAATGCAAAAGCAAGTGAGCTTGGTGCTAAGATGACAGCAATGGGAGCAGCTACGAAAAACGCAAGTAAGATGATTTCCGAGCTTACTCTTACGTATAACCGTGCCCGTCAGGCTGCGATTACACAGGAAATTTCCGAGATTGTGGCCGGTGCCGACGCTCAATAA
- the murA gene encoding UDP-N-acetylglucosamine 1-carboxyvinyltransferase translates to MSKFIVRGGKRLTGSVKVSGAKNSVLPIIAASLLGEVGESVIIDAPPLDDVITISKVLESLGAGVTYQDEVIRVNAEHITTCEAPYEWVRKMRASFLVMGPLLARFGQTRISLPGGCAIGTRPIDQHLKGFEALGAEISLGQGYIEAKSNGRLRGAKVYLDVASVGATENIMMAATLAEGVTTIENAAKEPEIVDLANYLNGMGAIIRGAGTGIIRIEGVEKLHGVKHHVIPDRIEAGTFMAAAAITGGDVYVEGAIADHLGPVISKMEEMGVTIQPDENGVRVIADKPLKAVDVKTLPYPGFPTDMQSQMMALLLVSEGTSVVTETVFENRFMHVDEFQLMNAEIKVEGRSAIVTGGSHLTGAKVCSTDLRAGAALILAGLVSEGTTEVSGIQHIDRGYVHLAEKLSGLGADIWRISTEEKDYEKVSKTTKTEDSKLFTVQPTWV, encoded by the coding sequence ATGAGCAAATTTATCGTCCGCGGTGGCAAAAGACTGACCGGAAGCGTCAAAGTCAGCGGAGCAAAAAATTCAGTTCTTCCGATCATCGCTGCCTCTCTCTTAGGGGAAGTAGGAGAAAGTGTCATTATCGATGCGCCTCCACTTGACGATGTAATCACAATTAGCAAAGTATTGGAGTCGCTTGGTGCAGGCGTTACATATCAAGACGAAGTCATACGTGTAAATGCAGAGCACATAACTACATGTGAAGCACCTTATGAGTGGGTGCGGAAGATGCGCGCCTCTTTTTTGGTCATGGGACCACTTCTGGCACGTTTCGGTCAAACCCGCATTTCACTTCCGGGCGGATGCGCTATCGGTACAAGACCGATTGATCAGCATCTAAAAGGTTTTGAAGCGCTGGGTGCGGAGATCAGTCTCGGGCAGGGGTATATTGAAGCTAAAAGTAATGGGAGGCTTCGTGGCGCAAAGGTCTATCTGGATGTTGCCAGCGTAGGTGCTACCGAAAATATTATGATGGCTGCCACATTGGCAGAAGGCGTAACAACGATCGAAAATGCGGCGAAAGAGCCGGAAATTGTCGATTTGGCTAATTATTTGAATGGCATGGGTGCCATTATTCGCGGAGCAGGTACCGGCATCATTCGCATCGAAGGTGTCGAGAAGCTGCATGGTGTGAAGCATCATGTTATTCCGGATCGTATTGAAGCAGGAACCTTTATGGCTGCTGCCGCAATCACCGGTGGTGATGTGTATGTGGAAGGCGCTATTGCGGATCATTTGGGACCGGTGATTTCCAAAATGGAAGAAATGGGCGTAACGATTCAGCCGGATGAAAACGGAGTTCGCGTCATTGCGGATAAGCCACTGAAGGCTGTAGACGTTAAGACCTTACCATATCCGGGATTCCCTACAGATATGCAATCACAGATGATGGCTCTCCTACTCGTTTCTGAAGGCACAAGCGTGGTTACAGAAACGGTGTTTGAGAATCGCTTCATGCATGTGGATGAATTCCAGCTGATGAATGCTGAAATCAAAGTAGAAGGCCGTTCGGCCATTGTGACCGGAGGTTCCCATTTAACGGGGGCGAAGGTATGCTCAACGGATCTTCGAGCTGGCGCTGCTCTGATTTTGGCGGGACTTGTTTCGGAAGGAACGACTGAGGTTAGTGGTATTCAGCACATTGACCGGGGATATGTTCATTTGGCTGAGAAGCTCTCCGGGTTGGGCGCAGATATCTGGCGTATTTCGACAGAGGAAAAGGATTACGAAAAAGTGTCCAAGACCACTAAGACCGAAGACAGCAAGTTGTTCACAGTACAGCCGACTTGGGTGTAA
- the wecB gene encoding non-hydrolyzing UDP-N-acetylglucosamine 2-epimerase: MSKVKVMTIFGVRPEAIKMAPLILELQRHPEHIESVVCVTAQHRQMLDQVLDVFKIVPDYDLDVMKDRQTLNEITIRVLEGLEPVLREAKPDIVLVHGDTLTTFLASYAAFLQKIQVGHVEAGLRTWNKLSPYPEEMNRQLTGVLSDIHFAPTDWSADNLRKENKNESTIYVTGNTVTDVFQYTVQPDYTHPVLDWASGKRLILMTAHRRESQGEPHRNIFRAIKRIADEFEDIAIVYPVHPSPAVKEPAHEILGSHPRIKLIDPLDVVDFHNIYAHTHLILTDSGGMQEEAPSFGVPVLVLRDTTERPEGIDAGTLELVGTHEEDVYGRTKALLTDKELYESMSQAANPYGDGHASERIVNAILHHFGVVSDRPEKFHRMFTKS, encoded by the coding sequence ATGTCTAAAGTGAAAGTGATGACCATATTCGGCGTTCGTCCTGAAGCAATCAAAATGGCGCCGCTCATTCTAGAATTGCAGCGTCACCCCGAGCATATTGAATCGGTGGTCTGCGTTACGGCGCAGCACCGTCAAATGCTCGATCAGGTGCTGGATGTGTTTAAGATTGTCCCGGACTACGATCTAGATGTAATGAAAGACCGGCAGACACTGAATGAGATAACAATCCGGGTGCTGGAAGGTCTGGAGCCGGTTCTGCGGGAAGCTAAGCCTGATATCGTGTTGGTGCACGGTGATACGCTGACGACGTTCCTCGCTAGCTACGCGGCGTTTTTACAGAAAATTCAAGTAGGGCATGTGGAAGCGGGGCTTCGTACATGGAACAAGCTCTCCCCGTACCCGGAAGAGATGAATCGCCAACTAACTGGCGTTCTCTCGGATATTCATTTCGCTCCAACGGATTGGTCTGCGGATAACCTGCGTAAAGAGAACAAAAACGAGTCAACCATTTACGTCACAGGCAACACAGTAACAGATGTGTTTCAATATACGGTACAGCCCGATTACACACATCCCGTTCTGGACTGGGCGTCAGGCAAACGTCTGATTCTCATGACAGCGCATCGGCGTGAATCCCAGGGAGAGCCGCACCGCAATATTTTCCGTGCAATTAAGCGTATAGCGGATGAGTTCGAGGATATCGCGATTGTTTATCCGGTGCATCCGAGCCCTGCGGTCAAGGAGCCTGCACACGAAATCTTGGGCAGTCATCCTCGCATCAAGCTTATCGACCCGCTGGATGTGGTAGATTTTCATAACATCTATGCCCATACGCACCTGATCTTAACGGATTCTGGTGGTATGCAGGAGGAAGCTCCTTCGTTCGGCGTGCCTGTATTGGTGCTTCGCGACACGACAGAACGGCCGGAAGGCATAGATGCTGGAACGCTTGAATTGGTAGGAACGCACGAAGAGGATGTTTATGGGCGGACAAAGGCTCTGCTTACCGATAAAGAGCTGTATGAATCCATGAGTCAGGCAGCAAATCCTTACGGTGACGGCCATGCTTCCGAACGCATTGTCAATGCGATTTTGCACCATTTTGGTGTTGTAAGTGATCGTCCAGAAAAATTTCACAGAATGTTCACAAAATCATAA
- a CDS encoding ATP synthase subunit I has protein sequence MNDLTTSIVNAVTRVTLLLLSVFFMGWALYVDYRPIFVGLILGLVGGLINVRFLSFKVRQLADLAISQERKRFSFGFVTRLCIAFLIVMIAAKLEQVSLGATIAGLFIPQLLTIPVSIIVSLRNKN, from the coding sequence GTGAATGATTTGACGACATCCATTGTGAACGCTGTAACGAGAGTGACACTGCTCTTATTGTCCGTCTTCTTCATGGGATGGGCTTTATATGTCGACTATCGCCCGATTTTTGTAGGACTTATATTGGGTTTGGTAGGCGGCTTGATCAATGTTCGCTTTCTTTCCTTTAAAGTGCGGCAGTTGGCTGACTTGGCAATTAGCCAGGAACGTAAACGGTTCAGCTTTGGATTTGTCACAAGACTTTGCATCGCGTTTCTGATTGTGATGATTGCGGCGAAGCTCGAGCAAGTATCGCTCGGTGCAACCATTGCCGGACTGTTCATCCCCCAGCTGTTGACCATTCCAGTCAGCATTATTGTTAGCTTGCGAAACAAGAATTGA
- a CDS encoding F0F1 ATP synthase subunit epsilon — translation MSTFLLEIVTPDRLVYSEQVNSVTVRGVEGELGILPGHIPFVTPLQVAPLFVKVGNERTPFAVQGGFVEVRKDKVVILAESAERAGEIDLERAEAAKERAETRLNVRGRQDEIDHRRAELALQRAMNRINISDGNGR, via the coding sequence GTGAGCACCTTTTTGTTAGAAATCGTAACACCGGACCGTCTCGTTTATTCCGAGCAGGTTAACAGTGTTACGGTGCGCGGGGTCGAAGGGGAACTGGGAATTTTGCCAGGACACATCCCGTTTGTAACTCCACTTCAGGTAGCGCCTTTGTTCGTGAAGGTCGGAAACGAAAGAACCCCTTTTGCTGTACAAGGGGGCTTTGTGGAAGTTCGAAAGGATAAGGTTGTTATTTTGGCGGAGAGCGCTGAGAGAGCGGGAGAAATCGATCTGGAGCGTGCTGAAGCCGCGAAAGAACGTGCTGAAACCCGCCTGAATGTGCGCGGACGACAAGATGAAATCGACCACCGACGTGCTGAATTGGCTCTTCAACGGGCAATGAACCGGATTAACATATCCGACGGCAATGGACGGTAA